Genomic window (Streptosporangium brasiliense):
GGTGTGCGGCGGGGGAGCTGCTTGCCGCCCTCGGAGGCGGCCTCCTGGGAGGAGGTCTCCTCCTCACGGGTGGCGGTGCTGGCCAGCGCGTCCAGCCAGGCCTGCGCGGAGTGGGTGCGGATGCCGAGCTGGTGCTCCATGAGCGCCACCACGTCGGCGTCGGCGGGTTTGCCCGCCAGCAGCTGCCGGGTGCGGTCGCGCAGGCCCCCCAGGTCGCCGACGACGAGCCAGCCGTCCTGGAGCCGCCGGTCGGGCATGAGGGTGACCAGCACCCGCCAGAGCGGAGCGCGGAGCGCGGGGACCTCGACGGGGTGCGCGGGATCGGCGCCGATGAGCTGTTCCTGCGTGGCGGCGGCGCCCAGCCACTCGGTGAGCCCGAACATGTGACCGGTGAGCGGGGCGGACTCCGAGGAGCGCAGCCAGAGCAGGACGCGCTCCTCGGCGGCGCGCTGGGCCATGGACAGCGCGTCGCGGTCGGCGTTCAGCTTGTGCGCCAGCGCGCGCAGGCTGATCGGGTCGACGGCGAACAGGCGCTCCACGGCGACCGCGCGCTCCAGCGGGCCCCAGTCGCGGAACATGTTGTCCACCAGGCGGACCAGCGGGTAGTCGCTGAGGTTGACCTGGGGCTCGGGAGCCGGCGCCTGCTGCGGCACCGGCGGCGCCTGCTGCGGCATGGACGGCTGTTGCGGCGCGGAGGGCGGCGGCACGGGCGTTTGCGACGGCATCGACGGCTGCTGCGGCATCGAGGGTGCCTGCGGCACGGAGGGCGCCTGGGGCGCCTGCTGCGCGGACGGGGCCTGCTGCTGCGCCGGGGCCGCCGCGGCGGCCGCCGCGGGCTGCTCGGTGACCACCGGGATCCGGCTGAGCACCTCGCGGAACATGGCGGTCACCACGACCTCCGGCGCGGCGGGCGCCGAGGGGCCGCTCAGGTCTCCGGTGGTCAGGCGGCGCAGCCGGGACCAGCCGCCCAGCCCGGCGATGGCCGAGCGGGCGGGCTCGGACCAGCCGGGCAGGGTGGGGTCGACCGTGTGCACGTGCAGCGCGGGCAGCACGTCGCTCAGCGGCAGGTGGTCCCAGCGGGAGACCGAGAGCCGGGCCAGCCGGTCGCAGATCCAGTCGAGCCCGGCGGCGCCGAGGGCCTTGGGCAGGGTGACCGAGGACCACCAGCCCGCAGGCAGGCGGGGATCGGCCAGGGCTTCGGCGATCTGCTGTGGCCGGCTCCAGCGCAGGGCCGGGACCAGATCACTCAGGCAGATCGATGACTCGGCATCCATCGGCGGACCGCAACCTCCCCAAAGTGACGCATGTGGCTAATGGTGCAGCCTACGCCGCAAGCTATCAATTGGTGTTAAGAGGGTAAAGCTGGTTCGTACCCAAATCAGACGCGAGGATACGGGGCCGGCCGCCTACGGCTGTAACGGCCTCGGCTCCGGCCCGGCGTCCCGCGTCCAGTGCGGTCTCGTCGTCCGCCCCTCTCAGCATGGCGGTCAACAGGCCCGCGGCGAACGCGTCCCCCGCTCCGGTCGAGTCAACCACCTCCGTGGCGATTCCGGGAACCCGAGCGGTCAACTTTCCGTTCTTCGCCATCAGCGCGCCCTGGGAACCGAGCTTCACGGCCGCCGCGCCGTACCGGAGGCTCAGCCGCTCGGCGGCCCGCTCGGCGGAGCTCTCACCGGTGAGCAGCAGCGCCTCGTCCAGGTTGGGGATGATCAGCTGGGCGGCCAGGGTCTCCTGGATGAACCGCTCGGGGCCGAAGGAGCGCAGCGGGCCGGTCGAGGCCGGGTCGACACTGATCGTGACGCCGCGCTGGGCGGCCTGGGACAGCGCCAGCCGGGACAGCTGCAGCCCCGGTTCGGCGAACAGCGTGTATCCGGACAGGTGCAGGTGGCGCACCCCGTCGAGCAGGCTCTCGTCCCAGTCGTCGATGCCGATGTGCCCGCCCGCGCCCCGGTTGGTGAGCATGGAACGCTCCCCGCTCGCGTCGACCATGGCGATCACCACCGCGGTCGGGCGGTCGGAGTCCACCCGAAGGTGGGGCCGGACCCCGACACGCCGCAGCTCGGCGGCGTGCCACTCGCCGGTGTCGAAGCCGACCCGGGTCAGGAACCGGGCGTCGGCGCCCAGATGGGCGGCCCAGGAGGCCGTGTTGGCCCCCGAGCCGCCCGGGCGCAGCACGATGTCGGCGTCGGTGTCGGTGCCGAGGGCCAGCCCGGCCAGGGCTGGCCCCCCGTGGAGTGCGACGACGTCGGTGACCACGTCGCCGATGACCAGCAGGCCTGTTCGGGTCACGGCGTCCTCAGTTTCCCCGGCTCCACGACGCCGCGATCTGCCCGGCGACGCGGGCGTTGCCCCGCACGGCGGCCAGATTCGCCTCAAGCGAGGCGCCGTCGGTGCCCCGGACCAGGTATTCCAGGAGGAACGGGGTGATGGCCTGGCCGGTGACACCCTGCCGGTCGGCCGCGGCCAGGGCCTCGGCGAGGACCCGGTCGTGCAGGGCGGGGTCGAGCTGCTCGGCCCGCGGCACCGGGTTGGCCACGATCAGCGCGGTCTCCGGGCCGCCGAGGGCGTCCTGGGCCCGCATGATGCCGGCGGCCTCGGCCGGGGTCTCGATCCGCCAGTCGACCGGCTCGCCGGAGGTGTGCAGGTAGAAGCCGGGGAACTCGTCGGTGCGGAACCCGGCGACGCTGACGCCCCGGGTCTCCAGCCGCTGCAGGGTGGCGGGGACGTCCAGGATCGACTTCACGCCCGCGCAGACGACGGTGATGCGGGTACGGCTCAGCATGTCGAGGTCGGCGGACTCGTCCTGGCTGTCGGTCCACCCGCGGTGCACGCCGCCGAGACCGCCGGTGGCGAAGATCCGGACACCCGCCCGGGCGGCCAGGAACGAGGTCGCGGAGACCGTGGTCGCCCCGCTGGCCCGCAGCGCGACGGCCGCGGGGAGGTCACGGAAGCCCAGCTTGCGCAGGCCCGGCTCGGTGGCGATCCGCTTCAGCTCGTCCGGCCCCAGGCCGACGTGGGCGACGCCGTCCAGCACCGCGATCGTGGCCGGTACGGCCCCCGCCTCGCGGACGATCTCCTCCAGCTCCACCGCGACCTCCAGGTTGCGGGGCTGGGGCAGGCCGTGCGAGATGATCGTGGACTCGAGTGCCACGACCGGGGCGCCCTGCGCCAGTGCTTCGGCCACCTCCGGGGAGGGACGGAGCACGCTGTCGATGGGCTGCTGGGTGGTACGCATGAGCTGGTTCTGTCTCCTCGTCCGGGCCGGATGGCCGCCCTGTTGGAACGATGTAAATGGGGTTCCCTGTTCCAAAGGTGCACGTTACGGGGGTTGTCGGGAGACGTCCACTTGAAGATCAGCCGATGATGACCACGCCGAGCAGTGAGATCACGCCGATGACCGCCGTGGCCATCCCGCCCAGCAGCAGGGATCGCCCGCCGCGTGCCAGCTCCCTGAGATTGACGCCTGTCCCCAGCCCGAAGAGTGCCGCCGCGAGTAACACTCCTGTCACCTCCGGTAGCGTCCGGGTTACTCCGGCGGGCACCACGCCCGTGCTCCGCGCGATCACCATCGCCAGGAACCCCGCCACGAACAGGGGGATCACCGGCGGACGCCGCCCCGCCCGCGCCGGACCCCCCGGCGCGGCCTCCGCGCCCGTACCCGCCGCACCCGCCCGGTCCCGCGCGCCGTCCCCGGCGGCGCCGCCCGCGCCCCGCGCCGTGCCCGCCGCGCCGGCCTCCGCCGTCCCGTTCTCCGGCTCCCCGGCGGGGCGGGCCGCCGCGCCGCGGCGCAGGGCCAGGGAGGTCAGCCCCACGATCGGGGCCAGCAGCACGACCCGGGCCAGCTTGACCACCACCGCGCTGGCCAGCACCCCCGCCCCGGCCGCCGCGCCGATGGCCGCCACCTGGGCGACCTCGTGGACCGACGCGCCGGCCCAGATGCCGAACTGGTACGTCGTCAGGCCGAGCAGCCGCGCGAGCAGCGGCAGCACGACGATCATGGCGCTGCCGTACAGGACCACCACGCTGAGCGCGCTCGCCACGTCGTCGTCGTCACTGTCGGCGACCTCGTGCATGGCGGCCACGGCCGCGGCCCCGCACACGGAGACCCCGGTCGCGATGAGCAGCGACCTGCGCGGGCTCACCCCGATCCGTCCTCCGATCCACCGGGTGGCGAGGAACGTGCCGCCGGTGGCGGCGGCGATCACCATGAGCGCCCGCCAGCCGAGGGCGAGCACCTCCGGCAGGGCGATCTGCAGCCCGAGCAGCACGATCGCCACGCGGAGCAGCCGGCGGGCGGCGAACCGCAGCCCGGGGCGGAACGACGGGCGCAGCCCCCCGAGGTTGGTGAGCACGACCCCGCAGGCCACCGCGACGACCGCGGCGCTCACCCCGGGGAGGGCCCGGCTCAGGGACACCGAGGCGGCCACCGCGACGGCCGTCACGCCCAGGCCGGGCAGGAGGGCGCCGATCCCGGCCGCCGCCCGCCGTACCGGCCGGGGGCCGGAGGCCGGTGGGCCGCCGGGGGAGGGGCCCGGGCCCGGATCCCGGTGGGCGGGTGCGCTCCCCACCGAGACATTCCTGTTCGTGATATGTCCGGAAGAATCAGCAAATGGGGAGAAGGCCATGATCCGAGTGTTGACGCAGGTGGGCGCGGCCAGTAGCCGTCATCTCCCTGGAAGGTCATAGCCTAGGGCTATGAGCGAGTTGCCCGATCTCGGGTCCCTGCGGCTGCTCGTCGACGTCGACCGCCTGGGCAGTCTGGGCCAGGCGGCCCGGGCGGCGGGGATCGCCCAGCCGTCGGCGAGCAAGCGGATCGCGCTGCTGGAGCGCCGTCTCGGGCTGCCCCTGCTGGAGCGGACCCCGCGCGGCTCCACCCTCACCCCGCAGGGCGTGATGGTCACGGCCTGGGCGGCGCAGGTGCTGGCGGCCGCCGAGGAGCTGATGCGCGGCGCCGAGGCCGTACGGCACGGCCGGGCGGCCCACCTGCACATCGCGGCCAGCATGACCGTGGCCGAATACCTGCTGCCGCGCTGGCTGGGGGAGCTGCAGAACCGCGAGCCCCAGGTCCAGGTGGGGCTGGACGTGCAGAACTCCGCCGAGGTGGCCAGGCTCGTCAGCGGGGGGATCGAGCTCGGCTTCGTCGAGGGGCCCTCGGTCCCGCCGGGGCTCGCCTCCCGGGTGGTGGCCACCGACCGGCTCGTCGTGGTGGTCGCCCCCGGCCATCCCTGGACGCGCCGCCGGACCGCGCTGCTGGCCGCCGAGCTCGCCGCCACCCCGCTGGTCGTCCGCGAGCGCGGCTCCGGCACCCGCGAGACCCTGGACCTCGCGCTGGCCGGCCACGCCGCCGCCGTGCCCCGGCTGGAGCTCGGCTCCAACGCCGCCGTCAAGGGCGCCGCCCGCGAGGGCGCCGCCCCGGCCGTGCTCAGCGGCTACGCCGTCGAGGCCGAGCTGGCCACCGGCCGGCTGGCGGAGGTGGCCACCCGCGGCATCGACCTCGAACGCCGCCTGCGCGCGGTCTGGCGGCGGGGCCGCACCCCCACCGGGCCCGCCGCGACCCTCCTGAAGATCACGCTGTCCGCGGCCCGGGCCGCGGAGTCCACGGCCCGGCCGGCGCCGTAGACCGATCCGCCGGTCCCGCTATATGGTGCGGAACATGGTGTCGATCGACGTACCGGGCGTGCTCCGTCCCGAGCCGCACTGGCAGACCGGTCTCTGACCGGCGGGTGCCCGCCCCGCCCCGTCGTCCCCTCACCACAACCCCGGGATGTCCCGTGTTCCGTTCTCGCTATGACGTCGTGATCGCCGGAGGCGGCCACAACGGCCTGGTCGCCGCCGCCTACCTCGCCCGGGCCGGCCGCAGGGTCCTCGTCCTGGAACGCCTCGACCACGTCGGCGGCCTCGCCGTGTCGGCGCAGGCGTTCCCCGGGGTCGACGCCCGGCTCTCGCGCTACTCCTACCTGGTCAGCCTGCTGCCCGCCAAGATCGTGTCCGACCTCGGGATCGGTGTCGAGCTGCGCCGCCGCCGCTACGCCTCCTACACGCCCGCCGGGGACACCGGCCTGCTGGTGGACGGCGGCGACGCCGGCCGCACCGCCGCCTCCTTCGCCCGGGTCACCGGCGGCACGGCCGAGCTGGAGGCGTGGCGGCGCTTCTACGCGATGACCGCCGAGGTGGCCGGGCGGGTCGCGCCGACCCTGCTGGAACCCCTCATGGACCGCGCGGCGATGCGGGACCTCGTCGGCCCGCAGGCGTGGCGGGACCTGTTCGAGCGGCCGATCGGCGAGGTCGTGGACGAGCGGTTCGCCGACGACATCGTGCGCGGCGTGGTGCTCACCGACGCCCTGATCGGCACCTTCACCGACCCCCACGGTCCGGACCTGCTGGCCAACCGCTGCCTGCTCTACCACGTGATCGGGGACGGGACCGGCGACTGGAACGTCCCGGTCGGCGGCATGGGCGCGGTCTCCGGCGCCCTGGCCGGCGCCGCCCGCGCCGCCGGGGCCGAGATCCTGACCGGGGCCGAGGTCGTCGCCGTCGACCCGGCGGGCGAGGTCACCTTCCGCGACGCGGGCGGCGAGCACACGGTCCGGGGCGGGCGGATCCTGGCCAACGTGCCGCCCGCGGTGCTCGCCCGCCTGCTGGGCACGGCCGACGGGCCCGCGCCCGAGGGCGCCCAGCTCAAGGTCAACATGGTGCTGTCCAGGCTGCCCCGGCTCAAGGACGCCGACGTGGACCCCGCGGCGGCCTTCAGCGGCACCTTCCACATCAACGAGGGCCGCGACCAGCTCGCCCGCGCCTACGCGCAGGCGGCGGCCGGGCGGATCCCGGAGCTGCCCCCGGCCGAGGTCTACTGCCACTCGCTCACCGACCCGTCCATCCTCGGCCCCGGTCTGCGGGCCGCCGGGGCCCAGACGATGACCCTGTTCGGCCTCCACATGCCCGCCCGGCTGTTCCGCGCGGACCCGGCCGGGGCGCGCGAGGCCGCGCTGCGGGCCACGATCGCCTCGATCGACCGGGTGCTCGCCGAGCCGATCGAGGACTGCCTGCTGCGCGCCCCCGACGGAACGCCCTGCCTGGAGGTCAAGACCCCGGTCGACCTGGAGAACGAGGCGGGCCTGCCCGGCGGCCACATCTTCCACCGCGACCTGTCCTGGCCCTACGGTGAGCCGGGCCGGTGGGGCGTGGAGACCGGTTCCGAGCGTGTCCTGCTCTGCGGCGCGGGCGCCCGGCGCGGTGGCGGCGTCAGCGGCATCCCCGGCCACAACGCCGCCATGGCCCTACTGGCCTGAGCCCCGCAGGCCTGAGATCAGCCGGGTCGCCACGGTCATCGCCGTCGCGGCCCGCTCCTCCTCGGTCAGCTCGGGCCCGCCCATGAGCGGGACGCTGCCCAGGATGAGCGCGATCACCGCGAGCCGGGCCTCGAACTGCTCGACGGCCCCGTCCTCGGGCGAGCTCAGCACCGACACCATCGTCAGTATGCGTTCCTGCATCTGCGCCCCGGCCGGCAGCTCGGCCATCGCGGCCTGGTTGACCTGGGCGAAACGGATGAGCGGCCGCCACTGGTCGTTCAGCAGCGCCGCGATCCTGCCCAGGATCTCCTCGCGGGCCTCCCGGGTGTGCGGCTGGGCGGCGGCCCACTCGACGAGCTCGCCGATCGAGGCGTTCAGGTCCTCGATGACGCTGGAGAGGATCTCCTCCTTGGCCTTGAAGTGGTAGTAGAGCGCCGGTCTGGTGATCTCCAGCCGCTCCGCCACCTCCCGCAGTGAGGTCTTCTCGTATCCCCGCTCGGCGAACAGCTCCAGCGCGACCTGCTGGATCCGTTCCCTGGTGTCGCTACGCCGGGCACTCATCGCCGTTCCGCCACTCCTGTGTCGCGCAGTGCTTGACGACCGCTCGAACTTTACTTACTTTCGTGTAAGTAAGCAAAGCGGCCGGTCTGTGAGGAGCAAGACTATGGCTCAGAGCTTTCCCGCAACGCGCAGCTGCCCGTTCGCGCCCCCACCGGAGTACGAAGGGCTCCGCGAGGAAGCGCCGCTGGTCCGGGCGGATCTCCCCGGCAGCCGGGTCTGGCTGGTCACCCGGCACGCCGAGGCGCAGCAGGTGCTGTCCGACCCCAGGATCAGCACCGACCCCGCCACCCCTGGCCATCCGATGGCCGCGCTGTCGCCCGCGCCCGTCTCCGAGGAGGAACGGCGGGCGCGGGCGAGGTTCCAGCAGGGCCAGTTCATCGACATGGACCCGCCCCTGCACGGCGTCTACCGGCGGATGCTCATCCCCGAGTTCAGCGTCCGGCGGATCAGGGAGATGCGCCCGGTCATCCAGGAGATCGTCGACCGGCTCCTCGACGACATGCTCAAGCAGGGCACCTCCGCCGATCTCGTCGAGACGTTCGGGCTGGCCGTGCCGTCGATGGTGATCTGCCGGCTGCTCGGCGTGCCGTACGCCGACCGCGACTTCTTCCAGTCCAGGACCCGCAGGATGGTCGGCGCCGCCCCGGAGGCCCCGCAGGACTCCATGCACGCGGCCATGGAGATCTGGGACTACCTCGACGGCCTGATCGCCGCGGCCGAACGCGAGCCCGGCGACAACCTCGTCGGGCGGCTGGTGACCGCCCGGCGGGAGAGCGGCGAGCTCTCCCACGACGCCCTGGTCGGCATGACGTTCCTGCTGCTGGTGGCCGGGCACGAGACCACCGCGAACATGATCCCGCTGGGCGTCCTGTCGCTGCTGCGCCACCCCGGGCAGCTCGCCGGGCTGTGCGCCGACCCCGGCGGCTGGCCGCTCGCGGTGGAGGAGCTGCTGCGCTTCCACTCGATCGTGGACTGGATCGCCTTCGACCGGGTCGCGACCGAGGACCTGGAGATCGGCGGCCAGGCCGTACGGGCGGGGGAGGGCATCTTCGTGCTCGGCGCCTCGGCCAACCGCGACCCGCGGGCCTTCGAGCGCCCCGACGAGCTCGACCTGCGGCGTGGCGCCCGCAACCACGTGGCGTTCGGGTACGGCGTGCACCAGTGCCTGGGCCAGAACCTGGCCCGTGCCGAGCTGGAGATCGCGTATCGGACGCTCTTCGAGCGGATCCCCGGCCTGCGCGTCGTGGGGGACGTCGAGGAGCTGCCGTTCAAGTACGGCGGCCCGATCTTCGGCCTGCACGCGCTCCCGGTGGCCTGGTGAGCGTGCGGCGCGGCGGCGTCCCCACCGGACGGACTCCGCCGAGGGCGTTCATGGGGCTCTCATGATGAGCCTCTAGCGTGGGGGCATGGGTGACGGTGAGGCGGCACGCGTGCTGGTCGTGGACGACGAGCCCGCGCTCAGGGAGGCGCTGCAGAGCAGCCTTGAGTACGAGGGATACCGGGCCGGCCTGGCCTGCGACGGGCAGGCCGCGCTGGAGATCCTGGAGCGTGAGCCGTACGACCTGGTCCTGCTCGACGTGATGATGCCCCGTCTCGACGGGCTGACCGCCTGCCGCAGGCTCCGGGCCTCCGGCAACCACGTGCCGGTGCTCATGCTCACCGCCCGTGACGCCGTGGGCGACCGGGTGTCGGGGCTGGACGCGGGGGCCGACGACTACCTGGTCAAGCCGTTCGAGCTGGACGAGCTGCTGGCCCGGGTCAGGGCGCTGCTGCGGCGCGGCGCCCTGTCCGCGCCCGCCGCCGCCGGCGACGACGGCGTGCTGGCCCACGGCGACCTGCGGATGGACACCGCCAGCCGTGAGGTCACCCGCGCGGGCGAGCGGCTGGAGCTGACCCGGACCGAGTATCTCCTGCTGGAGCTGTTCATGGTCCACCCCCGCCAGGTGCTCACCCGCGAGCAGATCCTCAGCGAGGTGTGGGGCTTCGACTTCGAGCCGTCCTCCAACTCCCTCGACGTCTATGTCATGTACCTGCGCCGCAAGACCGAGACCGCCGGGCGTCCCCGGCTGATCCACACCGTCCGGGGCGTCGGCTACGTGCTGCGGACCTCCCCGTGAGCGGACGCCGCCGCTCCCTGCGCTCCCGGCTCACCGTACTGATCACCGTGGCCGTGGCCCTGGCCATCGCGGCCTGCGCCGGGACGTGCTGGCTCGTCGTCCGCGACCAGCTCCACACCCAGGTGGAGCGGACGCTCCAGGGCCCCCCGAGGGGAGGCCCGCCCGGACAGGGGCCGAAGGACCGGGACGCGTCCAGGATTCTCGAGATGTGCGCCGCGGGGCGGACCTCCCCCGTCGGCGGCGACGGGCTAAGGCCCTTCGTGCCCCTGGTGCAGCTCGTCTATTCGGACGGC
Coding sequences:
- a CDS encoding cytochrome P450; the encoded protein is MAQSFPATRSCPFAPPPEYEGLREEAPLVRADLPGSRVWLVTRHAEAQQVLSDPRISTDPATPGHPMAALSPAPVSEEERRARARFQQGQFIDMDPPLHGVYRRMLIPEFSVRRIREMRPVIQEIVDRLLDDMLKQGTSADLVETFGLAVPSMVICRLLGVPYADRDFFQSRTRRMVGAAPEAPQDSMHAAMEIWDYLDGLIAAAEREPGDNLVGRLVTARRESGELSHDALVGMTFLLLVAGHETTANMIPLGVLSLLRHPGQLAGLCADPGGWPLAVEELLRFHSIVDWIAFDRVATEDLEIGGQAVRAGEGIFVLGASANRDPRAFERPDELDLRRGARNHVAFGYGVHQCLGQNLARAELEIAYRTLFERIPGLRVVGDVEELPFKYGGPIFGLHALPVAW
- a CDS encoding YeiH family protein, which gives rise to MGSAPAHRDPGPGPSPGGPPASGPRPVRRAAAGIGALLPGLGVTAVAVAASVSLSRALPGVSAAVVAVACGVVLTNLGGLRPSFRPGLRFAARRLLRVAIVLLGLQIALPEVLALGWRALMVIAAATGGTFLATRWIGGRIGVSPRRSLLIATGVSVCGAAAVAAMHEVADSDDDDVASALSVVVLYGSAMIVVLPLLARLLGLTTYQFGIWAGASVHEVAQVAAIGAAAGAGVLASAVVVKLARVVLLAPIVGLTSLALRRGAAARPAGEPENGTAEAGAAGTARGAGGAAGDGARDRAGAAGTGAEAAPGGPARAGRRPPVIPLFVAGFLAMVIARSTGVVPAGVTRTLPEVTGVLLAAALFGLGTGVNLRELARGGRSLLLGGMATAVIGVISLLGVVIIG
- a CDS encoding TetR/AcrR family transcriptional regulator, whose amino-acid sequence is MSARRSDTRERIQQVALELFAERGYEKTSLREVAERLEITRPALYYHFKAKEEILSSVIEDLNASIGELVEWAAAQPHTREAREEILGRIAALLNDQWRPLIRFAQVNQAAMAELPAGAQMQERILTMVSVLSSPEDGAVEQFEARLAVIALILGSVPLMGGPELTEEERAATAMTVATRLISGLRGSGQ
- a CDS encoding pseudouridine-5'-phosphate glycosidase, with the protein product MRTTQQPIDSVLRPSPEVAEALAQGAPVVALESTIISHGLPQPRNLEVAVELEEIVREAGAVPATIAVLDGVAHVGLGPDELKRIATEPGLRKLGFRDLPAAVALRASGATTVSATSFLAARAGVRIFATGGLGGVHRGWTDSQDESADLDMLSRTRITVVCAGVKSILDVPATLQRLETRGVSVAGFRTDEFPGFYLHTSGEPVDWRIETPAEAAGIMRAQDALGGPETALIVANPVPRAEQLDPALHDRVLAEALAAADRQGVTGQAITPFLLEYLVRGTDGASLEANLAAVRGNARVAGQIAASWSRGN
- a CDS encoding carbohydrate kinase family protein; translated protein: MTRTGLLVIGDVVTDVVALHGGPALAGLALGTDTDADIVLRPGGSGANTASWAAHLGADARFLTRVGFDTGEWHAAELRRVGVRPHLRVDSDRPTAVVIAMVDASGERSMLTNRGAGGHIGIDDWDESLLDGVRHLHLSGYTLFAEPGLQLSRLALSQAAQRGVTISVDPASTGPLRSFGPERFIQETLAAQLIIPNLDEALLLTGESSAERAAERLSLRYGAAAVKLGSQGALMAKNGKLTARVPGIATEVVDSTGAGDAFAAGLLTAMLRGADDETALDAGRRAGAEAVTAVGGRPRILASDLGTNQLYPLNTN
- a CDS encoding response regulator transcription factor; protein product: MGDGEAARVLVVDDEPALREALQSSLEYEGYRAGLACDGQAALEILEREPYDLVLLDVMMPRLDGLTACRRLRASGNHVPVLMLTARDAVGDRVSGLDAGADDYLVKPFELDELLARVRALLRRGALSAPAAAGDDGVLAHGDLRMDTASREVTRAGERLELTRTEYLLLELFMVHPRQVLTREQILSEVWGFDFEPSSNSLDVYVMYLRRKTETAGRPRLIHTVRGVGYVLRTSP
- a CDS encoding LysR family transcriptional regulator; this translates as MSELPDLGSLRLLVDVDRLGSLGQAARAAGIAQPSASKRIALLERRLGLPLLERTPRGSTLTPQGVMVTAWAAQVLAAAEELMRGAEAVRHGRAAHLHIAASMTVAEYLLPRWLGELQNREPQVQVGLDVQNSAEVARLVSGGIELGFVEGPSVPPGLASRVVATDRLVVVVAPGHPWTRRRTALLAAELAATPLVVRERGSGTRETLDLALAGHAAAVPRLELGSNAAVKGAAREGAAPAVLSGYAVEAELATGRLAEVATRGIDLERRLRAVWRRGRTPTGPAATLLKITLSAARAAESTARPAP
- a CDS encoding phytoene desaturase family protein gives rise to the protein MFRSRYDVVIAGGGHNGLVAAAYLARAGRRVLVLERLDHVGGLAVSAQAFPGVDARLSRYSYLVSLLPAKIVSDLGIGVELRRRRYASYTPAGDTGLLVDGGDAGRTAASFARVTGGTAELEAWRRFYAMTAEVAGRVAPTLLEPLMDRAAMRDLVGPQAWRDLFERPIGEVVDERFADDIVRGVVLTDALIGTFTDPHGPDLLANRCLLYHVIGDGTGDWNVPVGGMGAVSGALAGAARAAGAEILTGAEVVAVDPAGEVTFRDAGGEHTVRGGRILANVPPAVLARLLGTADGPAPEGAQLKVNMVLSRLPRLKDADVDPAAAFSGTFHINEGRDQLARAYAQAAAGRIPELPPAEVYCHSLTDPSILGPGLRAAGAQTMTLFGLHMPARLFRADPAGAREAALRATIASIDRVLAEPIEDCLLRAPDGTPCLEVKTPVDLENEAGLPGGHIFHRDLSWPYGEPGRWGVETGSERVLLCGAGARRGGGVSGIPGHNAAMALLA